From Natronincola ferrireducens, the proteins below share one genomic window:
- a CDS encoding BaiN/RdsA family NAD(P)/FAD-dependent oxidoreductase, with translation MINKKIIVVGAGPAGMMAAITAAQHSNHVILIEKNATIGKKLSITGGGRCNITNNSSPEEIMKNIITNHKFLYKSLHSFTSKQVMELLETNGCPIKIEEKEKVFPLSEKSADVIKVFEKLLAEHRVKVYFECQLKDIFVEDDRIVGIETNHHNKLECDALILATGGVSYPITGSTGEGHNICEKLGHKIIPLKPSLISMTIEEKWLTEMTGIALRDIVIKTKINKKSLNFYGDLLFTHYGISGPAVFELSSYLNKVDLPKEGHEIFVDLLPQIAQDKLKELFLSADISNKQVSTLLIECFPKRFVADLLNEFNLSNTIKFNQLNKKDRNRLMETIKNFKITVLGLRNIQHAIVTSGGISVKEVNPSTMESKIIKDLYFAGELLDVDALTGGYNLQIAFSTGYIAGSNSVGEDE, from the coding sequence ATGATAAACAAAAAAATTATCGTTGTTGGAGCTGGACCTGCTGGAATGATGGCAGCTATTACTGCTGCCCAGCATAGCAATCATGTAATACTGATAGAAAAAAATGCTACTATAGGGAAAAAATTGAGTATAACTGGAGGAGGAAGGTGCAATATAACTAACAACTCTTCACCAGAAGAAATAATGAAAAATATTATTACAAATCATAAATTTTTATATAAGAGTTTACATAGTTTTACAAGCAAACAAGTAATGGAGCTTCTAGAGACAAATGGTTGTCCTATAAAAATTGAAGAAAAAGAAAAAGTGTTTCCTCTTAGCGAAAAATCTGCTGATGTTATTAAGGTTTTTGAAAAACTATTAGCAGAGCACAGGGTTAAAGTATATTTTGAATGCCAACTTAAGGATATATTTGTAGAGGATGATAGAATAGTAGGTATTGAAACAAATCATCATAACAAACTAGAATGTGATGCCCTCATTTTAGCCACCGGAGGTGTGTCCTATCCCATCACAGGAAGCACAGGTGAGGGACATAATATTTGTGAAAAACTAGGTCATAAAATCATTCCTTTAAAGCCAAGTTTAATATCTATGACCATTGAAGAAAAATGGTTAACAGAGATGACAGGAATAGCTTTAAGGGATATTGTTATTAAAACGAAGATTAATAAAAAGTCTTTAAACTTTTATGGTGACTTATTATTTACCCATTATGGTATATCTGGGCCGGCTGTTTTTGAGTTAAGTAGCTATCTTAATAAGGTTGATTTACCAAAGGAGGGTCATGAAATATTTGTAGATTTATTACCACAGATTGCCCAAGACAAATTAAAGGAACTATTTCTTTCGGCAGATATAAGTAATAAACAAGTTTCTACCCTATTAATAGAGTGTTTTCCTAAACGTTTTGTAGCAGATCTATTAAATGAGTTTAATCTATCTAATACTATAAAATTCAATCAACTCAATAAGAAAGATAGAAATAGACTTATGGAGACTATAAAGAACTTTAAAATTACTGTTTTAGGATTAAGAAATATACAGCATGCCATCGTAACATCTGGAGGGATCTCAGTAAAGGAAGTAAACCCTTCTACAATGGAATCCAAAATTATTAAGGACTTATATTTTGCTGGAGAGCTATTGGATGTTGATGCATTAACAGGAGGATACAATCTACAAATAGCCTTTTCTACAGGTTATATTGCTGGAAGCAATAGTGTAGGGGAAGACGAGTAG